A region of Daphnia carinata strain CSIRO-1 chromosome 10, CSIRO_AGI_Dcar_HiC_V3, whole genome shotgun sequence DNA encodes the following proteins:
- the LOC130696503 gene encoding enolase-like, with translation MSIQKIFARMIFDSRGNPTVEVDLTTEKGLFRAAVPSGASTGIHEALELRDEVKTEYHGKGVKKAVAHINDSIAPALLKESLQVTEQEAIDNFMIKLDGTENKSKFGANAILGVSLAVCKAGAAHKGVPLYRHIADLAGTPEIILPTPAFNVINGGSHAGNKLAMQEFMIFPTGASSFTEAMRMGSETYHHLKKVINARFGLDATAVGDEGGFAPNILNNKDALELISTAIEKAGYTGKIEIGMDVAASEFHKNGKYDLDFKNPASDPATYLESSKLAELYQEFIKEFPMVSIEDPFDQDDWAAWTSLTANTPIQIVGDDLTVTNPKRIQTAVERKACNCLLLKVNQIGSVTESIRAHKLAKDNGWGTMVSHRSGETEDAFIADLVVGLSTGQIKTGAPCRSERLAKYNQILRIEEELGAAAKYAGKNFRKPL, from the exons ATGTCTATCCAGAAGATTTTCGCTCGAATGATTTTCGACTCCCGTGGCAACCCCACTGTTGAAGTTGATTTGACTACAGAGAAGGGACTTTTCCGTGCTGCCGTCCCATCGGGAGCATCTACCGGCATTCACGAGGCCCTCGAACTTCGTGATGAAGTCAAGACCGAATATCACGGAAAGGGTGTGAAGAAGGCAGTCGCTCACATCAACGAC AGCATTGCCCCAGCCTTGTTGAAGGAGAGCCTCCAGGTTACTGAGCAAGAAGCCATTGATAACTTCATGATCAAACTTGATGGCACTGAGAACAAATCCAAGTTTGGTGCTAATGCTATTTTGGGAGTCTCATTAGCTGTTTGCAAAGCTGGTGCTGCCCACAAGGGTGTTCCCCTCTACAG acaCATTGCTGATTTGGCTGGAACCCCAGAGATTATTTTGCCAACTCCAGCTTTCAATGTTATCAATGGTGGTTCTCATGCAGGCAACAAATTGGCCATGCAAGAATTTATGATTTTCCCTACTG GTGCATCCTCTTTCACTGAAGCCATGCGCATGGGTTCGGAAACTTACCATCACTTGAAAAAAGTCATCAACGCCCGCTTTGGATTGGATGCCACCGCCGTCGGAGATGAAGGTGGTTTCGCTCCCAATATTTTGAACAACAAAGATG ctctgGAGCTCATCAGCACTGCTATCGAAAAGGCTGGTTACACCGGCAAAATCGAAATTGGTATGGATGTAGCCGCTTCGGAATTCCACAA AAATGGAAAGTACGACTTGGATTTCAAGAACCCAGCTTCCGACCCAGCCACCTACCTGGAATCGAGCAAATTGGCCGAACTCTACCAAGAATTCATTAAGGAATTCCCGATGGTTTCCATTGAAGATCCCTTCGACCAAGACGACTGGGCTGCATGGACTAGTCTCACCGCCAACACTCCtattcag ATCGTTGGTGACGATCTCACGGTCACAAACCCCAAGCGTATCCAGACTGCCGTTGAGCGCAAAGCATGCAACTGCTTGCTTCTCAAGGTGAACCAAATTGGATCCGTGACTGAATCCATTCGTGCTCACAAGTTGGCCAAGGATAACGGATGGGGCACCATGGTCTCTCATCGCTCCGGCGAAACCGAGGATGCTTTCATTGCCGATTTGGTCGTTGGATTGTCCACTGGCCAG ATTAAAACTGGTGCACCATGCCGTTCTGAACGTTTAGCCAAGTACAATCAAATCTTGCGTATTGAGGAAGAGTTGGGAGCTGCTGCCAAGTACGCTGGCAAGAACTTCCGCAAACCTCTGTAA